A portion of the Macaca mulatta isolate MMU2019108-1 chromosome 2, T2T-MMU8v2.0, whole genome shotgun sequence genome contains these proteins:
- the NCEH1 gene encoding neutral cholesterol ester hydrolase 1 isoform X2: MAEELNAVIVSIEYRLVPKVYFPEQIHDVVRATKYFLKPEVLQKYMVDPGRICISGDSAGGNLAAALGQQFTQDASLKNKLKLQALIYPVLQALDFNTPSYQQNVNTPILPRYVMVKYWVDYFKGNYDFVQAMIINNHTSLDVEEAATLRARLNWTSLLPASFTKNYKPVVQTTGNARIVQELPQLLDARSAPLIADQAVLQLLPKTYILTCEHDVLRDDGIMYAKRLESAGVEVTLDHFEDGFHGCMIFTSWPTNFSVGIRTRNSYIKWLDQNL; this comes from the exons ATGGCTGAGGAATTGAATGCTGTCATTGTCTCCATTGA ATACAGGCTAGTTCCAAAGGTTTATTTTCCTGAGCAAATTCATGATGTTGTACGGGCCACAAAGTATTTCCTGAAGCCAGAAGTCTTACAGAAGTATATGGTTGATCCAGgcagaatttgcatttctggtGACAGTGCTGGTGGAAATCTGGCTGCTGCCCTTGGACAACAG TTTACTCAAGATGCCAGCCTAAAAAATAAGCTCAAACTGCAAGCTTTAATTTATCCGGTTCTTCAAGCTTTAGATTTTAACACACCATCTTATCAGCAAAATGTGAATACGCCAATCCTGCCCCGCTATGTCATGGTGAAGTATTGGGTGGACTACTTCAAAGGCAACTATGACTTTGTGCAGGCAATGATCATTAACAATCACACTTCACTTGATGTGGAAGAGGCTGCTACCCTCAGGGCCCGTCTAAACTGGACATCCCTCCTGCCTGCATCCTTCACAAAGAACTACAAGCCTGTTGTACAGACCACAGGCAATGCCAGGATTGTCCAGGAGCTTCCTCAGTTGCTGGATGCCCGCTCTGCCCCACTCATTGCAGACCAGGCAGTGCTGCAGCTCCTCCCAAAGACCTACATTCTGACGTGTGAGCATGATGTCCTCAGAGACGATGGGATCATGTATGCCAAGCGTTTGGAGAGTGCCGGTGTGGAAGTGACCCTGGATCACTTTGAGGATGGCTTTCACGGATGTATGATTTTCACTAGCTGGCCCACCAATTTCTCAGTGGGAATCCGGACTAGGAATAGTTACATCAAGTGGCTGGATCAAAACCTGTAA